The nucleotide window CTCCTCGTCACCGATCAAGGGCTTGGCGGGCGGGATGAATCCGGTCATGCGTGGTCTACCTCTTCCAGGACGATTTCTTCCAAGACAGTGCCGTGTGGGGTCTGAAGCGCCTCGGCACCCTCGTCGGCGGCGCGCTCTCGATAGGTCCGCCCGGTTTGCGGGCAGCGCCACAGCCCCTCGCCCGCACTCTCCAGCGGGACGCCAGCCTGGCCGACCCATCGTATCCAGCGGGCCGGAACCCCGGCGACGAGCGCGAAGTCCGGCACGTCCTTCACCACGACCGACCCGGCGGCCACCATCGCCCAGCGGCCGACGGTGACCGGGGCAACACACACCGAGCGCGCCCCGATGGCCGCACCGGTGCGCACCGTGACCCCGACCGGCTCCCAGTCGTGGGCGCTCTTGAGCGTGCCGTCCGGGTTGATCGCGCGCGGGTAGTGGTCGTTGGTGAACACCACGGCGGGGCCGACGAACACGCCGTCCTCGAGCACTGCGGGTTCATAGACCAGGGCATGGTTCTGCAGCTTGCAGTTGTCGCCG belongs to Kineosporiaceae bacterium and includes:
- a CDS encoding N-acetyltransferase; amino-acid sequence: MARIEASADVSPDATIGEGSSIWHLAQVREKSVLGAGCIIGRGAYVGPGVQLGDNCKLQNHALVYEPAVLEDGVFVGPAVVFTNDHYPRAINPDGTLKSAHDWEPVGVTVRTGAAIGARSVCVAPVTVGRWAMVAAGSVVVKDVPDFALVAGVPARWIRWVGQAGVPLESAGEGLWRCPQTGRTYRERAADEGAEALQTPHGTVLEEIVLEEVDHA